In Rickettsia endosymbiont of Gonocerus acuteangulatus, the following are encoded in one genomic region:
- a CDS encoding F0F1 ATP synthase subunit epsilon, protein MNETINVKIITPLNIVFEEQAKMITLPGEEGEFGVLQGHAPMIVSLKAGLVQVYIDDMHKPKITYLIANGVTEVTGSYINIATETAINVTTLSEEEIINKLTTLQKSI, encoded by the coding sequence ATGAACGAGACAATTAACGTTAAAATAATCACGCCTTTAAATATCGTTTTTGAAGAGCAGGCTAAAATGATAACACTTCCGGGTGAAGAAGGAGAGTTTGGCGTATTGCAGGGTCATGCTCCGATGATTGTTAGCCTAAAAGCTGGATTAGTACAAGTTTACATAGATGATATGCACAAGCCTAAAATTACTTATCTTATTGCTAATGGTGTAACCGAAGTGACAGGAAGTTATATTAACATAGCCACAGAAACAGCTATTAACGTTACAACTTTGAGTGAAGAGGAAATAATAAATAAACTCACTACTCTTCAAAAATCTATATAA
- the istB gene encoding IS21-like element helper ATPase IstB: MQNLFNDLRSFRLSGIVNSLNERIIYAQNNKLGFKEFLSLLCEDEKSNRKDNNYRRRKSAAKLPVTKNLEDFDFNFQPSVDAKVISDLSTCDYINTKGNVIFIGDSGTGKTHLAIGLALKALTREYSVYFTTVSDMLYNLHIARADNSYHKKVKLLLSFDLLILDELGFKQLPKHSVEDFFNIIAKRYENKSTIIITNKDFEKWNEIFADEVLTHAIIDRVVHHAHILKIKGKSYRINNYKSGGNMA; encoded by the coding sequence ATGCAGAACTTATTTAATGACCTACGAAGCTTTAGATTATCAGGTATAGTCAATAGTTTAAATGAAAGGATTATTTATGCTCAAAATAATAAACTAGGATTTAAAGAATTTCTATCACTATTATGTGAAGATGAAAAATCTAACCGTAAGGATAATAATTACCGTCGCCGTAAAAGTGCTGCTAAATTGCCGGTAACTAAAAATTTAGAAGACTTTGATTTTAATTTCCAACCAAGTGTTGATGCCAAAGTAATAAGTGATTTATCAACTTGTGATTATATTAATACTAAGGGAAATGTAATATTCATAGGTGATTCAGGAACTGGGAAAACTCATCTTGCCATTGGGCTAGCATTAAAAGCTTTAACACGAGAATACTCTGTATATTTTACTACGGTATCGGATATGCTTTATAATTTACATATTGCAAGAGCAGATAATAGTTATCACAAAAAGGTTAAATTACTCCTATCGTTTGATTTATTAATTCTTGATGAGCTCGGGTTTAAGCAATTGCCAAAACATTCAGTAGAAGACTTTTTTAATATTATTGCTAAACGATATGAAAATAAATCTACCATTATTATCACAAACAAGGATTTTGAAAAATGGAATGAAATATTTGCTGATGAAGTATTAACTCATGCAATTATTGATCGAGTGGTACATCATGCTCATATACTAAAAATAAAAGGTAAAAGTTATCGTATTAATAACTATAAATCTGGAGGTAATATGGCATAA
- the istA gene encoding IS21 family transposase, with the protein MYTTIITLYKQGNSQRNIAKLTRTDRKTVRKIINRYVEAGTESPAIYERSSVLDFWHEKIIELLEKNLSYIRIFEELKNQGYTSSYTSLTRYIKKYKIKDNSCIRFHTLAGEEAQVDFGDIGLQYNSKGRRVKAYVFNMRLSYSRLDYYEVVFDQSCQTWIQCHINAFNYFAGSPKVIKLDNLKAGVVDANFYEPVYQKEYKCLADHYGILLSPCRVYQPQEKGKVESGIKYVKNNFFAGRKFDRYEELTNGLANWLNKANSRIHGTTKRIPRELFEQEERSSLIPLPLETFDLSSWHNRKVAKDCHITIDNNYYSVPAKYIYSEVMVQLSPKLVQIFSIQNDLIARHVRTEGKGIFTTNPSHYAKYKRLCPGFIEYSEHYQQQMQQIGNNCSLLLESLQQTRVNDWQRCARGIISLRKVYNDDLIDKACHRALHYGISSYSKIKNILNSNAVNLPLPEFGGNNAELI; encoded by the coding sequence ATGTATACAACAATTATCACCCTTTATAAACAAGGCAATAGTCAAAGGAATATTGCCAAACTAACAAGAACAGACCGCAAAACAGTACGAAAAATAATAAACCGCTATGTAGAGGCTGGTACAGAATCCCCAGCAATCTATGAACGATCTTCAGTTTTGGATTTTTGGCACGAAAAAATAATTGAGTTATTAGAAAAAAATCTGAGTTACATAAGAATTTTTGAGGAGTTAAAAAATCAAGGTTATACAAGCAGTTATACTTCTTTGACCCGTTATATCAAAAAATATAAAATTAAGGATAACAGTTGCATTCGTTTTCATACTTTAGCAGGAGAGGAAGCACAAGTAGATTTTGGTGACATAGGCTTACAGTATAATTCTAAAGGGCGTAGAGTTAAAGCATATGTATTTAATATGCGTTTAAGCTATAGTCGCCTTGATTATTATGAAGTAGTGTTTGATCAAAGTTGTCAAACATGGATTCAATGTCATATCAATGCATTTAATTATTTTGCTGGTAGTCCAAAAGTAATAAAACTTGATAATCTTAAAGCTGGAGTAGTAGATGCCAATTTTTATGAGCCAGTATATCAGAAGGAATATAAGTGCTTAGCCGATCATTATGGAATTTTACTTTCTCCTTGTCGAGTGTATCAACCGCAAGAAAAAGGCAAAGTTGAGTCGGGAATAAAATACGTTAAAAATAATTTTTTTGCTGGTCGTAAATTTGATAGATATGAAGAATTAACAAATGGTCTTGCAAATTGGTTAAATAAGGCCAATAGCCGAATACATGGTACTACTAAGAGAATACCTAGAGAACTGTTTGAGCAAGAGGAAAGAAGTAGTTTGATTCCTTTACCATTAGAAACTTTTGATTTGTCATCTTGGCATAATCGAAAAGTAGCAAAAGATTGTCATATTACCATAGATAATAATTATTACTCTGTACCAGCAAAATATATATACAGTGAGGTAATGGTACAATTGTCCCCAAAACTTGTTCAAATATTTTCTATACAAAATGATTTAATAGCAAGACACGTTAGAACAGAGGGCAAGGGGATATTTACCACTAATCCGTCTCATTATGCTAAATACAAACGTCTATGCCCAGGTTTTATAGAATATAGTGAACATTATCAACAACAAATGCAGCAGATAGGGAATAATTGCAGTTTATTATTAGAATCATTACAACAAACAAGAGTGAATGATTGGCAACGTTGTGCACGAGGTATCATTTCTTTACGTAAGGTTTACAATGATGACTTAATAGATAAAGCCTGTCATAGAGCACTACATTATGGTATAAGTTCTTACTCTAAAATTAAGAATATTTTAAATAGTAATGCAGTAAACTTACCATTACCAGAGTTTGGAGGTAATAATGCAGAACTTATTTAA
- a CDS encoding transposase, with translation MPYKERTKTGLPRKIDKPRYKITNWSQYNDSLRKRGMVSLYFPEGDLESLFINTQPYVEGESGRTTTYQVPYIQLIYTLYRLFDFGQRQITGYFEDLWRGKGLEIPVPSFGHLCDLFSQIPLEVKQFCNKLAVRIKNGEAISLILDSTGLRFNTASNWYETKYNKVCKNKPWQKMHISIDPAMNIHDVEITDCYTADIEMLESLIPENISVDRVIADGAYYSIEGVEKLSNCGITPVMPPPRNAKIYGQDNTIWHDKVVSYSLMR, from the coding sequence ATGCCATACAAAGAAAGAACAAAAACAGGTTTGCCAAGAAAAATAGATAAGCCGAGATATAAAATAACCAATTGGTCACAATATAACGATAGTTTAAGAAAAAGAGGGATGGTCAGCCTGTATTTCCCTGAAGGTGATTTAGAGTCTTTGTTCATTAATACACAACCTTACGTAGAGGGAGAATCTGGGAGGACAACGACATACCAAGTACCATATATACAACTAATTTATACATTATATCGTTTATTTGATTTCGGGCAGCGTCAAATAACAGGTTACTTTGAGGATCTATGGCGGGGCAAGGGTCTTGAGATTCCAGTACCAAGTTTTGGTCATCTATGTGATTTATTTTCACAGATACCATTAGAGGTCAAACAGTTTTGCAATAAACTTGCTGTGCGTATCAAGAATGGCGAAGCTATATCTCTGATACTAGATAGCACAGGTCTTAGATTTAATACAGCTAGTAACTGGTATGAAACAAAATACAATAAAGTCTGTAAGAATAAGCCATGGCAGAAAATGCATATTTCTATAGATCCTGCAATGAATATTCATGATGTTGAGATTACTGATTGCTATACTGCTGATATAGAGATGCTAGAGTCCTTAATACCAGAGAATATATCGGTAGATAGAGTAATTGCTGATGGTGCTTACTATAGTATTGAAGGAGTTGAGAAATTAAGTAATTGCGGTATTACGCCAGTAATGCCTCCCCCACGTAATGCTAAGATATATGGTCAAGATAACACCATATGGCATGATAAGGTTGTAAGTTATAGCTTAATGCGATAA
- a CDS encoding Rpn family recombination-promoting nuclease/putative transposase: MQRYLDPTNDIAFKKLFTDKARLISFLNNIMRLPEELKIIDLEYISNEQVPDLGQNKRSIVDVKVKDNSGNIYIVEMQNGYADAFLARVQFYGCVAFSSQLKRGKDYADLAPVVMVVITSGFQALPEEKECISYHQTINVGNGRNQLKCLSYVFVELDKFTKEAHELETIEDDWLYMMAKFDKAKEPPKHTQDEIVLSAYKTIEQFNWSEAEYDNYIKAMLAAQTEELNQKSKFNEGKAERSIEMAKEMLQDNEPIEKIIKYTKLSKEEIEKLKLEIEK, encoded by the coding sequence ATGCAAAGATATTTAGACCCAACAAATGATATAGCTTTTAAAAAGTTGTTTACGGATAAAGCAAGGTTAATCAGCTTTCTCAATAATATTATGAGATTACCAGAAGAATTAAAAATTATTGACCTTGAATATATTTCAAATGAACAAGTGCCGGATTTAGGACAGAATAAAAGGAGTATTGTTGACGTTAAAGTAAAAGATAATTCTGGCAATATTTATATTGTTGAGATGCAAAATGGCTATGCTGATGCTTTTTTAGCAAGAGTACAATTTTATGGTTGTGTGGCTTTTTCTTCACAATTAAAAAGAGGAAAAGACTATGCTGACCTTGCTCCTGTAGTTATGGTAGTAATTACTTCCGGATTTCAGGCATTACCTGAAGAAAAAGAATGTATTAGTTATCATCAAACTATTAATGTTGGTAATGGTAGGAATCAACTTAAATGTTTATCATATGTATTTGTGGAGCTTGATAAGTTTACAAAAGAAGCACATGAGCTTGAGACGATAGAAGATGATTGGCTGTATATGATGGCTAAGTTTGATAAAGCTAAAGAGCCGCCGAAACACACTCAAGATGAGATAGTATTATCAGCCTATAAGACTATTGAGCAATTTAATTGGAGTGAAGCAGAATATGACAATTATATTAAAGCGATGCTTGCTGCTCAAACAGAGGAATTAAACCAAAAAAGTAAATTTAATGAGGGTAAAGCGGAAAGAAGTATAGAAATGGCAAAAGAAATGTTACAAGATAATGAGCCTATAGAAAAAATCATTAAATATACTAAGCTTTCAAAAGAAGAAATAGAAAAGTTGAAATTAGAAATAGAGAAATAA
- a CDS encoding MT-A70 family methyltransferase, which produces MKAWGFTYKTNIIWSKIRKDGGPDGRGVGFYFRNVTEIVLFGVRGKTACTLAPARSQVNLISSRKREHSRKPDELYDLIEKCSKGPYLELFARGTRLNWTQWGNEVEDYNPKWVTYSNHSQVTKQEDISYRDRSLIIKKSA; this is translated from the coding sequence ATGAAAGCGTGGGGCTTTACTTATAAAACAAATATAATTTGGTCTAAAATTCGTAAAGATGGCGGACCTGACGGTAGAGGGGTAGGATTTTATTTTCGTAATGTTACGGAAATAGTCTTATTTGGTGTACGAGGAAAAACTGCTTGTACTTTAGCCCCTGCTAGAAGCCAAGTTAATTTAATAAGTAGTAGAAAGCGAGAGCATTCTAGAAAGCCCGATGAATTATATGACTTAATAGAAAAATGTAGCAAAGGACCTTATTTAGAGCTTTTTGCTAGAGGTACAAGACTAAATTGGACACAATGGGGAAATGAAGTAGAAGATTATAACCCAAAATGGGTAACCTATTCAAATCATTCGCAAGTAACAAAACAAGAAGATATAAGTTACAGAGATAGGAGTTTGATTATTAAAAAGTCTGCTTGA
- the nuoG gene encoding NADH-quinone oxidoreductase subunit NuoG: MIKFTIDGQEIEVSEGTTVYQACTKAGKEIPHFCYHEHLKIAGNCRMCLVEMEKSPKLIASCAMPVGNGMVIHTDTPMVKKAREGVMEFLLVNHPLDCPICDQGGECDLQDQAFRYGKGTNRFHENKRSIKDKYMGPLIKTVMTRCIQCTRCIRFANDIAGIEEMGAIYRGEHMEVTSYLEQTLDSEISGNMIDICPVGALNSKPYAFKARKWELRHTASIGVHDAEGSNIRIDSRGDEVMRVLPRVNEDINEEWLSDKNRFSYDGLKYQRLDQPYIRKNGKLAPASFDEALKEIADKIKSIKPEKINAFAGSLTSVEAMFMLKTFLQKIGCNNYSVNQFDYKLDTTQRGNYLFNTTIAGLEKADLCLLIGANPRQIAPVLNSRIGGKVRVGSLKVARIGEGHNQTYKIKDLGSDLKIIEELASGKHEFAEELKAAKYPMIIVGDGVYGRDDGYAILSLIHKMVDKYNIMRDDWKGFNILHNHASMVGGLDIGFNTSLGKLEDIELAYLLGVDELPFDKLGSAFIIYQGHHGDIGATKADVILPSAAYTEQSGIYVNLEGRPQIAEKAVSPVGNAKEDIAIIKEFADYLKVDIGASNLQEIRTKLAKEYPIFANISKIIDNKFAKFSSKDKLSKEPITSRPINYYMTDVISKNSVTMARCVEAKQKRDEEAA; the protein is encoded by the coding sequence ATGATAAAATTTACGATAGATGGTCAAGAAATAGAAGTATCAGAAGGTACTACAGTTTATCAAGCCTGCACAAAAGCCGGTAAAGAAATCCCACATTTTTGTTATCATGAGCATTTAAAAATTGCTGGTAACTGCCGTATGTGTTTGGTTGAAATGGAAAAATCACCAAAGCTGATAGCTTCTTGTGCGATGCCTGTAGGCAATGGTATGGTTATTCATACTGATACGCCAATGGTGAAAAAAGCCCGTGAGGGGGTGATGGAGTTTTTGCTTGTTAATCACCCTCTTGATTGTCCTATTTGTGATCAGGGCGGAGAGTGTGATCTGCAAGATCAGGCTTTTAGATATGGCAAAGGCACTAATAGATTTCACGAAAATAAACGCTCTATTAAAGATAAATATATGGGACCGCTGATTAAAACAGTGATGACCAGATGTATACAATGTACTAGATGTATTAGATTCGCCAATGATATAGCCGGAATAGAAGAAATGGGGGCTATCTATCGGGGTGAGCATATGGAAGTTACCTCTTATTTAGAGCAAACTTTAGACTCTGAAATTTCCGGCAATATGATAGATATTTGCCCTGTTGGAGCTCTTAATTCCAAGCCTTATGCCTTTAAAGCTCGTAAGTGGGAGCTAAGACATACTGCTAGTATTGGTGTGCATGATGCTGAAGGTTCGAATATCCGGATTGATAGCAGAGGTGATGAAGTGATGCGAGTATTACCAAGAGTTAACGAGGATATAAATGAAGAATGGCTTTCGGATAAAAACCGCTTTAGCTATGATGGTCTAAAATATCAGCGTTTAGATCAGCCTTATATTAGAAAAAATGGTAAATTAGCTCCTGCAAGCTTCGATGAAGCTTTAAAAGAAATAGCTGATAAAATTAAGTCTATTAAGCCAGAAAAAATTAATGCTTTTGCTGGGTCTCTTACTTCCGTTGAAGCAATGTTTATGCTTAAAACTTTCTTACAAAAAATCGGTTGTAATAATTATAGCGTTAATCAGTTTGACTATAAATTAGATACTACGCAGCGAGGAAATTACTTATTTAATACAACTATTGCAGGGCTTGAAAAAGCTGATTTATGCTTATTAATTGGAGCAAATCCAAGACAGATAGCACCAGTGTTAAATAGTAGAATAGGCGGAAAAGTTCGAGTAGGTTCATTAAAAGTAGCAAGAATAGGAGAGGGACATAACCAAACCTATAAAATTAAGGATTTAGGAAGTGATCTCAAGATAATTGAAGAGCTAGCTTCCGGTAAGCATGAATTTGCAGAAGAACTAAAAGCAGCAAAATATCCGATGATTATAGTAGGTGATGGTGTTTATGGGCGAGATGACGGATATGCTATATTATCGCTAATCCATAAAATGGTCGATAAATATAATATCATGCGGGATGATTGGAAAGGCTTCAATATATTGCATAATCATGCATCGATGGTTGGTGGGCTTGATATCGGTTTTAATACTTCGTTAGGTAAATTAGAAGATATAGAACTTGCTTATTTACTTGGGGTGGATGAATTGCCATTTGATAAGCTGGGATCAGCTTTTATAATATATCAAGGACATCATGGAGATATTGGGGCTACGAAAGCGGATGTTATTTTACCATCAGCTGCTTATACTGAGCAGAGCGGCATTTACGTGAATTTAGAGGGTAGACCGCAAATAGCCGAAAAAGCAGTATCACCTGTAGGCAATGCTAAAGAAGATATAGCGATAATTAAGGAGTTTGCCGATTATTTGAAAGTGGATATTGGGGCAAGTAATTTACAGGAAATACGTACAAAGCTAGCTAAAGAATATCCGATATTTGCCAATATCAGTAAAATTATAGATAATAAGTTTGCTAAATTTAGTTCCAAAGATAAATTATCAAAAGAGCCTATAACTTCTAGACCTATTAATTATTACATGACTGATGTTATTAGTAAAAACTCGGTAACTATGGCAAGATGCGTAGAGGCTAAGCAGAAAAGGGATGAGGAGGCAGCGTAA
- a CDS encoding IS630 transposase-related protein: MARAYAIELRLRVIKAVEAGIRISKVSKLFNVSRDTIYKWKKLKDKQGTLEAATGYQKGHSHKIKDSESFKEFFKANMNKTSKELAKQWGNIASVTILRQIRKLGYSYKQNSFSSEKRY; encoded by the coding sequence ATGGCACGAGCATATGCAATAGAACTAAGACTAAGAGTTATAAAAGCTGTAGAAGCAGGGATACGAATAAGTAAGGTAAGTAAATTATTTAATGTAAGTCGTGATACTATATATAAATGGAAAAAATTAAAAGATAAGCAAGGTACTTTAGAAGCAGCAACTGGTTATCAGAAAGGACATAGTCATAAGATAAAAGATTCAGAATCTTTTAAAGAATTTTTTAAAGCTAATATGAATAAAACATCAAAGGAGTTAGCAAAGCAATGGGGTAATATTGCATCTGTAACTATTTTAAGACAAATCAGAAAACTTGGCTATAGCTATAAACAAAACTCATTTTCATCCGAAAAGAGATATTAA
- a CDS encoding DUF4870 family protein has translation MDKQLKEYTESGKKNLSVVYILYLCGIVAPILSLIGVFFAYLNKDKGDNFATSHYVFLFRTFCLGILGWIVCFIFTFIVIGVVLYFILAGWYILRVAIGFKYMIEDQAYPNPMTYWIK, from the coding sequence ATGGATAAACAACTTAAGGAATATACCGAAAGCGGTAAGAAAAATTTAAGTGTAGTATATATATTATATTTATGCGGAATAGTAGCACCAATATTGTCTTTAATTGGTGTATTTTTTGCATATCTTAACAAAGATAAAGGCGATAATTTTGCCACTAGCCATTATGTATTTTTATTCCGTACTTTTTGCCTTGGTATCTTAGGGTGGATTGTATGCTTCATATTTACGTTTATTGTTATTGGTGTAGTGTTATATTTTATTTTAGCTGGTTGGTATATATTGCGTGTTGCTATCGGCTTTAAATATATGATAGAAGATCAAGCATATCCAAATCCTATGACTTATTGGATTAAATAA
- a CDS encoding helix-turn-helix domain-containing protein, giving the protein MYTTIITLYKQGNSQRNIAKLTRTDRKTVRKIINRYVEAGTESPAIYERSSVLDFWHEKIIELLEKNLSYIRIFEELKNQGYTSSYTSLTRYIKKYKIKDNSCIRFHTLAGEEAQVDFGDIRLTV; this is encoded by the coding sequence ATGTATACAACAATTATCACCCTTTATAAACAAGGCAATAGTCAAAGGAATATTGCCAAACTAACAAGAACAGACCGCAAAACAGTACGAAAAATAATAAACCGCTATGTAGAGGCTGGTACAGAATCCCCAGCAATCTATGAACGATCTTCAGTTTTGGATTTTTGGCACGAAAAAATAATTGAGTTATTAGAAAAAAATCTGAGTTACATAAGAATTTTTGAGGAGTTAAAAAATCAAGGTTATACAAGCAGTTATACTTCTTTGACCCGTTATATCAAAAAATATAAAATTAAGGATAACAGTTGCATTCGTTTTCATACTTTAGCAGGAGAGGAAGCACAAGTAGATTTTGGTGACATTAGGCTTACAGTATAA
- the nuoH gene encoding NADH-quinone oxidoreductase subunit NuoH translates to MTELFFEYIFPLIIIALKVVAITIPLILCVAYLTYAERRVIGLMQLRRGPNVVGPFGLLQPIADAVKLLFKEPIIPSNADKILFVLAPMITFILSLIGWAVIPFVKGVVLADINVGVLYILAISSLSVYGIIIAGWASNSKYAFLGAIRSSAQMISYEVSMGLVIITVLLTTGTLNLSQIVEAQRTIPWWIDLMLMPMGVVFFISVLAETNRLPFDLPEAESELVAGYNVEYSSMGFALFFLGEYANMILVSAMTTTFFLGGYLPPFNISWLYCVPGFFWFVFKVGFLLFCFLWIRATLPRYRYDQLMRLGWKVFLPLTLFWVVLVSSVLIYTDNLPGI, encoded by the coding sequence ATGACAGAACTCTTTTTTGAATATATTTTTCCGTTAATTATAATCGCCTTAAAGGTGGTGGCGATAACTATCCCATTAATATTATGCGTTGCATATTTAACATATGCTGAGCGTCGTGTGATTGGGCTTATGCAACTAAGACGTGGTCCTAATGTTGTTGGACCATTTGGGCTTTTGCAGCCTATAGCAGATGCGGTAAAGCTATTATTTAAAGAGCCGATCATCCCCTCTAATGCCGATAAAATATTGTTCGTCCTAGCACCGATGATAACCTTTATATTAAGCTTAATCGGTTGGGCAGTTATACCTTTTGTTAAAGGCGTAGTTCTTGCTGATATTAATGTCGGTGTTTTATATATTCTTGCTATTTCTTCCTTAAGTGTTTACGGCATTATTATTGCCGGCTGGGCTAGCAACTCAAAATATGCATTTCTTGGAGCTATACGCTCATCGGCACAAATGATTTCTTATGAAGTATCGATGGGACTTGTTATTATTACTGTCTTGCTGACTACTGGCACTTTGAACTTGAGCCAGATCGTTGAAGCACAGAGAACAATACCATGGTGGATTGATTTAATGCTCATGCCGATGGGAGTGGTATTTTTTATTTCAGTGCTTGCTGAAACAAATAGATTGCCTTTTGATTTACCTGAAGCTGAATCAGAGTTAGTTGCCGGTTATAATGTCGAATATTCCTCTATGGGTTTTGCCTTATTTTTCCTAGGTGAGTATGCTAATATGATATTAGTTAGTGCAATGACTACGACTTTCTTCTTAGGAGGTTATTTGCCACCATTTAATATATCGTGGTTATATTGTGTCCCAGGTTTCTTTTGGTTTGTTTTTAAAGTAGGATTTTTGCTATTTTGCTTTTTATGGATTAGAGCAACACTGCCACGATATCGTTATGATCAGTTAATGCGTCTTGGCTGGAAAGTATTTCTACCGCTAACTTTATTTTGGGTGGTGTTGGTGTCTAGTGTATTAATATATACTGATAATTTGCCGGGTATTTAA
- the nuoI gene encoding NADH-quinone oxidoreductase subunit NuoI: MINYLKSFFLYEIIRGLALTLKYFFKAKVTINYPYEKSPVSPRFKGEHALRRYENGEERCIACKLCEAICPAQAIVIEADEREDGSRRTTRYDIDMTKCIYCGLCQEACPVDAIVEGPNFEFASLTHTALIYDKEKLLQNGDRWEQALASKLHKDYEYR, encoded by the coding sequence ATGATAAATTATTTAAAATCATTTTTTCTATACGAGATAATAAGAGGTCTGGCTTTGACTTTAAAATATTTCTTCAAAGCTAAAGTCACCATCAATTATCCTTATGAGAAAAGTCCAGTTAGCCCAAGATTTAAAGGTGAACATGCTTTGCGTCGTTATGAAAATGGCGAAGAGCGTTGCATTGCTTGCAAGCTTTGTGAAGCTATCTGCCCAGCCCAAGCAATAGTAATTGAAGCAGACGAGCGAGAAGACGGGAGTAGACGTACAACCCGTTATGATATAGACATGACGAAATGTATTTATTGCGGGCTATGCCAAGAAGCTTGCCCTGTTGATGCGATAGTCGAAGGTCCTAATTTTGAGTTTGCTAGCCTAACCCATACTGCCCTTATTTATGATAAAGAAAAATTGTTGCAAAATGGTGATCGCTGGGAACAGGCACTAGCTAGTAAACTTCACAAAGATTATGAGTATAGATAG